A region of the Dermacentor albipictus isolate Rhodes 1998 colony chromosome 4, USDA_Dalb.pri_finalv2, whole genome shotgun sequence genome:
CTCGCAAGATCGTGCACAGAGTGAAGCGAAACAGACGCATCAGCTCGCGGGCTCGCGTGcgagaccgtcaccggaagtgcgccGCGAAACGGAAACACGAGAGAAGAAAAAGAGGCGGGGGCCTTGACGTGTACGTGACACGATCCTAcgactccggtatgggagaacgcgggAAAGTAACTTTATATATATAGCCTCCGTAAGCCAGAGGTGCTCGTGTGCTCACACAACAGTGTGCAGAGAGCATTCAGCACCATAGTTTTATTTCCTAGAAGCTTCACAGTGCTTCAGCGGCTTTGGATGACGCATGAGGCCAGAATCTTAAAATATTTCATAACCTAGCGCTTTCTCTTCATGCTGCTGGACGCCGACAAACTGTTCATAGCAGATTAATTTGGTGGTACACTGACTGTAGTGGCAGCCTGACGAAGCCACTGTGGTAAGCCTGACGAAGGAAGTAGAAGACTGCATTCAGCACTCCCTATCCTACTATGCTTGCCCAGGTGGAGTGGTCCCTGAAACCCCCCATTGCAGGCGTCGTGCTTCAGACTTATGGGGCTGGCAACGCGCCCACGGCTCGTACGGATATCATGGATGCCCTCCGCAGCGCTGCTAAACGCGGAGTCCTCATCCTCAATTGTTCCCAATGCCAGCATGGATCCGTTGATCCCGCCTACGAGACGGGAAATGTGAGTTGGCTGCCGCCAGTTTGATTTTTCGGGCACAGTGAATAAACAAAGGTATAGGGCAGTCCGGGGGCCGTCTTCGATGTTGTTACCTTACAGCAGACAAAGAGAGGAGGGGAGGTAGCAAGGTGCCCAAAAATTAAGAACGTAGAGCCCACGTTTTGGGAGCTCGATTAAGGAGGCACGCTCGTCGATCCTTTATGGTTCTCGTTCATGATCGACTGACGTGACTCGCAGCGTCATTCCTTGCAGTGCACAAGGGTGACGAGACAGAATATAGTAACGTACGTGTTACAACGGAAAGCTCTCATTTAAACCGACGGAAatcttgcaagaaaaaaaaaaaagaacgctccgCCATGTGCTGGGTGTTCGCCTGCCAGAATCTGAGTGGCTACCAATGTCAGATATTTTGTAATGTTTCATAATTCAAAAAAAAATTCAGGCACTGGTCGAGGCTGGCGTCATTCCTGGTGCCGACATGACTCCGGAGGCAGCGTTGACGAAGCTGGCTTACGTTCTTTCCAAGAGCGAGTGGACTCTcgaggaaaagaaaaaggtaacACCACAGCGAATTTGAAATAACCAAGCGAAAGTACTCCGGGATGACAAACATATTCCTACGTCGAAAACGACCACCTCTCtaatagtatttttttttctacacccgCGGCGGCTCCTCTCTcgtaagggggtttcggagtcgcttcTCAGGACCTAAAGTTTATTGTTTGCCTGCCTACCACCTCCGAGGCATTCTTCATAACCGTTTCCCAAAGCAGCTTCACTGCACACGATGCAGATACAGCACCGTATATACATGAAGCCTCAGCCAGGTTGCCTTTTGTCATCGTAGATAACTACCAGGACATATATAGCCGCCATATGTGTCAGAAGGTTCAGATATATGATACATAACTTTAACAGTACAGCATGGTGTTTTACTGTAAGCGGGTCATCCATTACATTTCGTGCTGACATGACATTTTCGACTTGTGTTAATGGCAAGGTCGTGCACCTCGAACCCCTAGCATAAGTTGTGACCAGCTTCAGGATTCCTTCAATAATTTACAATAGACTATACCACAACTAATAATAGACAATATACGATTCCACAACTGGCTCGTTGAAAAGCTATTATAGCAAACTTCTAGGCCACTTTCAGGCTTGCCAGTATTCCTCTAAGAGTTCCGGGACCTCCATCTAACGCGAGCAAATAACGAAATAAACTTTTATGCCTACTCATCTATACATTGAGAAGAGCCGGCCTTTCGGTTCAACGGGCCCCTGACCTGGCAAGCGACTTGAACTCGGCGCTTTTCTCACCCACGATAGCGAAAGTTTATTTGTGTTCAGCAGTGAATAGCAGCGCCATTATTTTATCAATTCCGACTCAGATAACGCACCCAAGTCACCTTCTACACGATTTCCAACATACATTTCACGAACTTCATCGGACAATTCTCCTAGCAGTTCTCGCGAGCATGGCATGTACACCAGCGAAATTGTATACAGTATGCCATCGTAAGTACATACTTACGTGCAAGAGTTCCGAAGGGGCACTACAGCACTTATTGTTCCGTTGGAAAAGTTCAAACaacactttattttttcgttGTTTCAGAAGCTGCAGGAAAGCCTGCGCGGTGAGTTGTCTACCGGACCAGGTGACAGCTGGGAAGACCAGTACAAGATACTCAACCTGATGGGACCTTGGAAGACTCTGTTCATTCGCTGATGCTCGTTCGCTTTCACAATTCAGTAAATTACCAGTATAGTAAGTCTAGTGCATATTTTTTCATGCACGTTGCTCTATATACATTTATCTCTATATACTTTTATTTAGACTGCTCTATATATTGATCTCTCTATATTGTAAAAATATCCGCGAGTCACAATAAAAACAGGTATTTACACACTTCTTGCATCTTGTCTGAGAAATCTGAAATTAATAAAACAATGTAAAACGCTCTACAGATATCTTTCACGAAGTGTCGGCAGCCGTGTTCCCTCCTCGACTAAACCTTTGGGTGAGGCGACAAGCTTGGAATATTTATTCTCACCACGTTTATTCTATTGCAGCTGCGAATGGGCACATTTTTAAAACATTACTGTGGGTATGACAGCTCCTTTCTTGCTGTCAGCGTAGGTTAAACAGAGATATATGTTATTGAAGGAAAGGAGGTCTGCCTGAGCTCctgtgctctagcctgctactctgcacagggggaagaAAAGACTGGATGCCTGACGATGTCGACAGGTAGAGGTATTCTACGTGCACGACCTTGCAGCACTGCAAATGACATGGTCCCACATCGATGCGTGGCAATGCCCCCAAACTGCTTTCGATaaacatttttgcatttcctgTCAAGCGACCACTGACGCAAGGGAAGGGCCTAAATGACCTACCGGACATTGTTACGAATCATAAGGATAAACTGGTGACTGGCATTCATTCTCGGGCGTACGAAGACACATAGCCTCTGAGCTTCATAACCTGTTACAGGTTCAAATTGTCAGCGTACTCCCAAAGAAACCCACCGCCATGCTTCAGGTACAACACCTCACATGACCCCTGCCTTCGTGAGGCGCTACACTGACGTGGACTTGCAATGAGTGAGGGGATCGTTTTCTTGGAAGGCACAAACACACCTAGGACAGCGTTGGCTCACGACAGCTACCTCTACATATAACGCATCTTTTCATTGGGTGCCTTCTATTCAGTGGGAGATGGATAGTCCAAGATGTAGACACCCTTTATGCACGTCTACACTGTCTGCATAGCACAGCCAGAATTCTTAATGTGAATATCAATACGAACAGCATCGTTTGCATTGTCAGATGAGTTTTCTTTCCAGTTATCTAGGTGTCGCACTAAAATGTGGGCCATTCGCATGGCCATGTGTGTCACTGGGTATGCGTGAACTTCAGTGTCGCCGCCAGAAGGCGCACTGTGCCCAGAGGCATCGGTATAGGTACATAGGCATAAGCAACTGTGAGGCGTTGTAACTGTGTCCAGAGGCATAAATACAGGTACAAGGTAGATAAATAGGTTTTATGGAAGTGAGAAAAGATTAAGGTGACAcaggcaaaatgctagactgGGAGGCAAGAAAGTTCGCAACGAAGTACAGGGTACTGGAAAATGTGaacagacaaccaggagtcaccAAAAAGAAAGTAAGCGGAACAGCAAATTCGATACAAAGGATGGAAATATAggagaccatggagatttacaagttTGGCCAGAAAGAAATCAAAGGAAAATTAACGCAAATGAttgtgccttgctatttgaggccggAGCTGGCTGAGTAAGATTAGAGCAAGTATTCGCTacaggatgaggcatgtgtatgctgcagtaAAAATCCAGAGATAACTCTAAGGGAGTGCGAGAGTCTTCACCTAATGAGACCCGTAGCTAACGTCAACCTTCCAGAAGTGATAGGATTCAAAGCAGATTGGAGTATCCGCCAGTCAGTAGCCGAGATCAGCAAGGGACGTTTAGTGTACTggtggaaaaaaagaacagggaAGAGATTATAATAGGATCGCGTCCGTTATAGGCATAGGTAACTATGCAACGTCGATactatagttttcttttttttagctgcaccaagttTTTAAAATTGCCtttagcagatagcacaattttaacccttacactaaattactcgatgaggcggccattacttccaCAAAAGATCAAAATGCTTGATTATAAAGTTAACTTAATTACACTAATGGACAGTTTAATTATTTACTCTGTGGAAGATATTTCATAAtgcgaattgtagctagtgagtttgcaaggtATATCAACTTAGAACAAATTTTCACAGCACCGacttcgagatatgcgccgtcaaacttgcggtaaagatGCACTGTTGTTGCACTTATTTTTAAAGAAAACTGAATTGACACAGCAAGCTGCgcgagttggtgactgaacatGTTCCTAGGGATGAGCAgggcaacccggacgaaagacaaaGACTGCGCTCGTATCACGTACTTCGttttgtctttcgtccgggttgcgctgcccaccacTAGGAACATGTAAAGAAAACgccgtttcatgcactgaagcacaaaactaactggaacgacaatgcatttcgtcggaccgTTTGAAAattatctcgaaagtggtgtagTTTTGAGAATTCGAACCgagtgccttgcgaactcaccggctacaactcgTAAATGTAGATATGGGCTATAAGGTAATCAATTAAAAAGTTCATTAGTGTAATTACGCTATTCAAATAAGTTTTTTTCATTTATCGCAGGAGTAATGGCCGCCTTATTAAGTAATTTATCTCaatgattagaattgtgctatgtgcCCACAGGAAAATTTTaataatttggtgcagctaaaaaatgACACTTGGTATGGAGGTTCTAAGGTAGAGAGAAAAGATTGAGCAGAGATATATAGGCAGCATGATAGGGTGATAAGCATGCATAGGTTACCTGATTAGTTTAAGCAGTCTATGCAACTACTGTTCCGAtggagatgccaataaatcatcatcatcatcgaagcGCGAGAGGAGTTCGGTTGCAGAACACGCCTAATACACGTGACACGTTTCGGCTATTCGCACACTTGGATATTCAGCGTAGACGAGTTCTGGCCAAAGGTGTAATGCAAGAATAGTTTAGCCGTGCTCCAccgaaaataaaacaatgttccATTTTATTAGCTGCATAGAGGCCACGGAACATGGACGGAGTGAGAGCTTATACCGGAGTATTATCCGCGCTGTCGCTCAGTGCAGCTtggctagggacaaacggagcaaAGCACGCTTTCCTCCATCATATTtcgggatgtcctccaacggactctAAAGAAAGACTTCGGAGTCAACCCTCATACTGTACAATACCTGCTGCGCCGAACTTTTGTGCACGGAAACACCTATgtaccttttttatttatttatttaacaatctcgatttaggtgcacgttaaaaaactccagtTGGTCCGAATTATTCTAGAGTCctcactacgtcgtgcctcacaattagattgtggttttggcacgtaaaaccccataatttattttttattgttttctttttttctgacggcAATGAGGAGAGCGCGAGATGGACCGCAACGCCGAACCGATCGTGTACCTTCAAGGTAGGAGGGCTTAGGTAGACGCATATTTAGCTACCGCAGACCAatgaataatgacacgttgtaACAGCGtattcgctttcttttttgtgaaaTATTTGTTGGCAACCTATACTGAACTTCTTGTTCATGGCTGGGCAGCCCATACACAGAGTGTGCCCATTTTGCACGTTCTCCTACCGTCGCCGACGACCCGGCAACGGCAGAGCGATGAATGCGCACTGAGAAGCGGCAAAACGTCATATGAATTACGTACGCCCCAGTGACAATCGCCAACCactgacgaaaaaaaagaaaaaaagctgggTATTCGCCTTTATTCGTGACGGCCGCTATGAACCCATTTGGACGGAAGTTTAAGTGGTGGTTGAACGGAACAAAATTGTGTCCTCCTCCGGCACACTAAAAGCAAGATTACTCAGCAAGAAGTCCCCATATCTCCTAAGAGCCTCCAGCCTCCACAATGGTCTTATTAATATTTGTTTATCGCCTCGTTGGTACTGTTTATATGTTCGTTTCtttcttgtaattttttttcttttttgtacctATTACAACCAATGTGCACTTTCTTATGTTATTTTCTTATGAAACTGTGCAACTCTGATGTACGCCTCCCCCactcccccccttatgtaatgccttcgggctcTTAaggctgaataaatgaaatgtcACCGGATTTCTCCCAGGGAATTTTCTGGCTCGGGCAAATACGAGAAAGTTGTCTACTGAAAATCTGTCTCTTGTACGTACGTCACGCAGTCATCATATATTGTCTTgaaataatcaatcaatcaatcagcaaATGCGGTGCGGAAAACATTATACATTTTATATCTTGTGTTTTATTCGTCCATAATTATTTGAAGTCACACTCGATATTTTCACTGGTTTCTCGAAGTAGAAATATGACAGAATACTGATGATTAGCATGGTTTTTGCGTGAAACGGCAGGTGGTGAGTTTCATTACTACGGAAACTAGGTTAGACGCGTGAACGTATGGCAGAAAATACATTCATGATGCATGGGCAAGTATTGTcgcgcatacatatatatatatattttaaatgtCAAATTAGTGGCTTGGTGTAACCTTGAAATTGTCTCACCCAAAACTGTTCCTTATATGTAAGAGTCAAAATTGAACTCGCTACATGCCCACGGGAGGTGTTCGATGTTTGATTATTTCCTCATTCATTTCTGAAGGACAGGTCGAAGTAGGGCCTAATACAGGGCCTAATTTTGAAGAGTTCTTGGGGGACACGAATTCATCTGCGCCAGAGGGAAGGCCATCAACACTAGGTGTTTCAATGTGGTCTTCGGTTCTAGAAAAGGCGTATATTCagcagtttccttcctccatgattcAGCATGAGTTCTCGCGCTTTTCAAAAGACCCGCTTGTGAGGTTGCTTACATTATGGTTGTTCGCCGCCCTTTTGTGACTTTGCTATGCTCATAGAGTTGGTTGGCGATATTATTTTTGTGCATCTTTTATTTAAATTATTGAGCAAACATACAACATGctggagaaaaaaatataaatgaatGCATCTTTCATTGTCACGTTTGTTCCACACAAAGACATACCAAAGCCATGCCAAAGCCAAGCACATCCAGCTGTTGGCGTCTCGTCTGAAGTGTCTGCAGTGTTTCCGTGCTCACGCCCACAGAGTGAAACTGCTTGTTCCCATCATGACTACGTTGGACATTCGGCTGAAGAAAGTGAATAAGGTGTACCACGAAGGCGTAAGTATGTATGAACTAGCCGCATTACAGGACGCTCAGCGTGTGGCTGCATTTGCATTCTTCCGCCTTTCCCTTGGCTAGTCGCTTTGCTACGCACCTATAGTACTCGCATTATATAATCCCAGAGTTTCTGAGTTAACTTACCTCCCACGAATAAGTGACCATTCATTGATTCACTTTACCTTAAAAACACGATACAGAAGTGCGAAAACATATAAAGATACGAGTTTATAACAGAGCTGATACAAGTTCAATAATACCTGAGTTAGAATTCTTTACAGAAGGCTATATCAGCAACTTCGGCAAACATTCCATAGAAGAAAACTGGACCATGTATAAAGAAAAGATTCTACATCCCGTTGAACGATATATTCCGAAAAAGGAAATCATCTACAATTCTCGGTCACCATGGTTCAACTCTTCGTTAAAGCGCTTATCAAATAAAAAGTAAAGAATGTTCCGTCGCGGAAAGCGAACTAGCAATACTGATCATTGGGCAGCACATCAGCGAGTTCTTAAAGAATATACTGCTGCGATTCAGTGCGCAAAAGATTTTTTTTAACAACACCCTGCCATCGATACTTCGAACAAACCGTCGCAAATTTTGGTGCATTGTCAGTGGTTCAATAACACGACTCATACAGTTATCTGATAGCGACGACACTATCCTTCCTCTTAGCCAGTCTTGCACAGTCTTAAACAATGCATTTGTTTCTGTCTTCAATACAGCTGCTCCTGCATTATTACCCCGTTTACCTGACCAAAACTTTCCCCCTATGGATCCCATTGTTAAAGATTGGGTTGGCGTTACCAAGCTCATTGACAATCTGAAGATCTCCTCTTCCGCTGGTGCTGACCTACTCAACTCAAAGATGCTAAAAATAACCACAGTGTACTCAGCAATCATACTCTCAAAACTTTTTGAACAAACGTTACAGTGTTCCACATTACCCAGCGACTGGAAGGTGGTCCCTATCTTCAAATCGGGTTATGCTCATTCAGCAGATAACTATCATCCGATCTCACTGACTAGCATACCATGCAAAATGATAGAACACATCATACATTCGCAGCTAATTGAATTTTTGGAGAACAATTCTTTTTATAATAATTCTCAACATGGATTTGGGGAAATGCTTTCGTGTGAGACCCAACTATTAACGTTTACTAATGATCTATTTATAGCTACTGACCTTGGTTTCGACATAGACTGCATTTTTCTCGATTTCGCAAAGGTATTTGACTCAGTACCTCATGACTTACTCCTTTTCAAGCTTAGTAAACTTCATATCGAGACTAGCATATTTAACTGGATTAAAGACTTTCTTTCAAACCGTACTCAATACGTAACTGCTAACAATTATTCTTCTGCTCTTTCTTCTGTTACGTCcggcgtaccacaggggtctgtaCTGGGCCCTTTGTTGTTTCTTGTATATATAAATGATCTTCCTGACAGTATTGTTTCTTCATCAatcaagctttttgcagatgactgcataatTTACAACAAAATAACAAATTTTTCTGATTCACTAAACATCCAAAAAGATCTCGATCAATTATCTCTATGGTGTGACAAATGGCTTATGCAATtaaacgttaataaatgtaaaaccaTGAGAATAACCCTGCGGCCTCACAGTACAAACCACAGTTATTACCTTAAAGGGGCCCCCTTGAATCCTGTTAACTcctacaaataccttggcattaATATTATTAACGACCTATCCTGGAACATGCACGTTGATTACGTATCCCGCAATAATAACCGCACTCCTGGCTACCTGCGCCGTAACTGTTCCAAAGCACCGTCTTCCTCAAAattctttataaaactttagtccgtccaaaactagaatatgcatccaacATCTGGGACCCCAGTCAATCCATACCAATCCGTtcccttgaatctgttcagaatcgtgCAGCCCGGTTCATTCTATCAAATTATTCCCGCTACGCTTCTGTATCCACTATGAAGAACACACTAAACCTGCGTGACATGTCTTTACGTCGTAAATTTCTTTGTCTCTGCCTCTTTCACAAAATATATCATCAAAATGAACTGTCAAAAGCGATCTTTCTCTTCAACCGACGCACATTTCTTTGCGTGTGGACCATAAGTTCAAGGTTGGTGTGCCATTTTGCCGAACCAACTTATATAATTATTCTTTCATTCCCAAAACCAGCgcagaatggaaccaccttcctgcatcCATCGCTGCCATTATCAACACTAAGTTCAGAAGTGCTATTGAAGATTACTTATTTTGTTAACTTGAATTTTCATAAATTGTATTATTGCACACTTGTATATGTATtaaccactcctttctgtaatgccctcAGGCTCTAAaagtatttgtaataaataaataaataaatatagtgcgcgcaaaaataaaaacaaagtaaAGCACTACGGAAGTGTTccgtagtggctatggtgttagtgGCTGGGTAACAGCACTGCGTAAATGGTGTGTGTACAGAAATGTAGCCGAAGAGAACGAGAGAGAATAATTATATAAGTTGGTTCAGCAAAATGGCACACCAACCTTGAACTTATGGTCCACACGCGAAGAAATGTGCTTCGGTTGAAGAAAAAGAttattatgatagaaaagctgagaggtcggcctgaaccaatgttctgacctgctactcggcgttgggggaaggggaaagggtgtaGCCGAAGAAAATGTATCAAGAAGtggccgttttactcaccgacgctCGAGGATGAAGTGAGATCATTCGCATAGCGCCTCACGCAGTTTCAAAAGCAATCTGAAAGTTTTCTTTACCGGCATATCACTAAGAAAATAATTTTGAACTAGAGTCTAAGACATCCTCCACCATCTTCCTCTTCGTGGCCCCGCGGTATGCACTAGATCCGTATTCCATTGCACACAAAGGTATGTCCATGCATTTGAGGCTAAAGCATGCGTTTTGTGGGTACACTATCACACTGTACACAGTAGCGTAATGGCACGCAGGTGGCTGTGAACGTCACCGAAGGTCCGAAAGCTAAGGCCAGTTATGCTGCTGATGACTCAGATACAAGCGCCAGTTGCTTATTATAGGCCTATGTGTGTACACGTAAAAGCCCACAAAATGCCTTCTTAGCATGCCCCATAAAACCATGTAAACACTATAAAGCAGACAAATACCCTGCAAGGTCATATCAACTGCATCATAATGCAGATGCAAAACCTCAAGGTGCTAGACGCAAGGCACTACATGTCTGTCGCTTCTCTCTGCTGTTTCTGTCACACTTTACAGTGTCTTCGCACTGAGGTTGTCAATCTCTTTCAGGAGACAGTGGCTGGAGTTGTGATAGTGGAAAGCAAGACTGAGACCAAGCATGAGGGCCTTACGTTGTGGCTCGAGGGCACTGCCAGCATGCAACTCAGTGCCAAAAATGTCGGCATCTTCGAGGCATTCTACTCGTCCGCCAAGCCCGTACAGCTTATTGGCTACTCGCTCGAGATAGCTAAAGCTGGCCGTCTGCCCGCTGGCCGCACCGAACTGCCCTTCGAACTTCCCCTGAGACCTCGACCAGGCCGAACATTGTACGAGACTTACCATGGAGTCTTTATCAACATCCAGGTGTGGTGCTCATGTTTCGTGACAGCATATGTGTCCCTCTGTGATGTGGTTCATAGTGCAGCTTCCAAGCTGCAGAAGTGCTGTGTATATAAACTTGCTGGTGTGAAATGTATTGCATTCGAATGTGCACTCTGGAGTGGGTAGGCCCCTGCTGCTTGTGCATCTTGCTGCATGTCAGACGGCATGACTGTTGTGGATTACAGTGTAGATATGTTGAAGTAGAACTGCTTTGCACTGTTGTTAGGCACATTTATTGGGAAGTTGAGCTGTGCAAGGAATTGCACAGCAAGAAGTTGCCCTAAGGCAGCAGTGAAACTGAAGAACTGAATGTCGTTGCtcctttgtattttgtttttgcctAATTACTGCATGgtttgctttttgttttatttcatcTTACATTTTGTAGCCTAATGTCCTATCTGCTATCTTTGCAAATAGGAAATAAAGTCATGTTCTGTTCTTTGAACTCACAATTTAAGCCTGGCCCGCATGGAGCTTTTTTGCATGAGAAATGTGCAGTGCTGTGCCGCCCAAGTGGTGCCATCATAGGCATTTACTCTGCGTGCTTCATGTGCCAATGACCATGCATAAAGGCTCCATGTGGGCCAGGCTTTGCTTATGATGTAAATGGCACCCACTTGCTTTTCATGATGCATTAGCATTTCCTGGCGCATTCTTTACTGACACCGCAAACGCCAAGCTCTCTCCCAGACAGTGCTGGAGGGATAAGCGGATATAGTTTCCTGATTGGTTGTCTAAGGGCACTGAAATAGTGGCGCTATTATGCGGGTGTCCTTGTGTTTAGCTGGCTTTCTTTAAGGGCAAGCACAAGAAGCTCCATCGAAGGTACTTAGTTGCAAACACTTCAGTTGGCTGTTTTTAAATATGATCTGCAACTTTCATGTCGACAGTTTCTTGTTGAAGCTAATATTTTAAAAGCTAGGTAATTAGTTCATACTAATTCATTGACTGTGCAAAACGAAGAAAATACCACAGACTAGGCTGCGCGATTCTCGATACCACTGAGTTTGTTTCAGCCCACTGGCACACTCTGTTGTATTAAAACCTTGGTTACTTTTAGCTGAGACATGCTGTACATATTGCGGGTAGAAATGGCTATGTTGAATTAATTAGTGAACGCATTGGCTAGTTGGTTGTTCATTTTCAGGTGGGAACAGCATCGAAGACACGAACACAGGTGAAGGCACATGGAAAATGACATGCTGCACTGTCTATCAACTGATTTATTGTAGCGACAGGCAAACATTTAAATATGCTAGAGTGAGTCGTCAAAGGCATAAAAAACATGAAAAACATATAAAGGACGCAGGAGTTGGTCATCCTTACCCAGTGATGCATGGCATGCATGCGTTAAATGCGTCTGGTCATAGGTTAGCAGATAAATATGTAATTTCCTTGTCGATAGAAAAACAGATGGCACACTGATACATTTCTCCTTCAATGCTGATATTCTATCAGCATCAATTACTTCCCGGGTAATGTGGTTGCTGTTTTTTGCCAACACATCACATTTTTCGAATTTAAGCCATCAACCATGCTTCTTACAATGTACACCCAGATGGCCATTGACTGCTCTTGTCACATTGTAATGCCAGAGGGTATGTATATGTAATGTCACTGGGTATTTGCCACCGGGTTTTGGTTTGCTTTCACTCTTACATCTTGCCATTAGAAACATTCTATATTACTTGTTATAAATATAAACAGTACAGCATACGATCTCTACTTAACCATTCACTTCACAAAAGTTACATTATTTCATGCTTCACATTTATTCTTGATGTCAGTACTGTTTTGTGTCCTTGGATCttgtgtaccttttttttttcggcaatgaTTTCTATTCTTCATCTCACCAACAATGTGAGTGCTATGGGTCATGTCTGCCAACCCTAATAGAAAATCAGAAGGGCTCCTCCATTACATGCCTCTGATCACCCTTCATGTAATACCGACTAAATAGAAGCTTCAGTGAAGGATCAGCCGCACACAAAGGGCAAGCCATCCTACCATCTCAGAACACACAGCCGGTTCTTGTTTCTGATTGGTTGATACCAGCCCTAGCCTTCACTGCATTGCACGGTATTGGTGAGACAGAGCATAGTACATGTATACATAATATATAGTGACAGCAGTTACAATGACATACACAGAAACTTTGAAACTTCTATCAAAGAGTATGTTGGCACAAACTTGCTCTTGCTCGAAAGAAGTTGACTGTCTTTTGCTTTGGCTCCCGTACCAATCTACCAAATGTGATTTGCTTTTGTATTGAGAATGTCTAGATTAAGCATGCAGCTGAAGAAAACATAGACAGAGTTCTGTTACTGTGATTTGGTAAAAGTGAAAGTCTCCCACCACTCTGTTGCATTCTTGCAAACTTGAATGTTCCTTTTGCAGTACCTCTTGCGATGTGAGATGAAGAGATCACTGCTCAGCAAGGATGTTCAGAAAACACTTGAGTTCATTGTTGAGTTGCAGGTAAGCATTGCT
Encoded here:
- the LOC135903781 gene encoding vacuolar protein sorting-associated protein 26C isoform X3 → MTTLDIRLKKVNKVYHEGETVAGVVIVESKTETKHEGLTLWLEGTASMQLSAKNVGIFEAFYSSAKPVQLIGYSLEIAKAGRLPAGRTELPFELPLRPRPGRTLYETYHGVFINIQYLLRCEMKRSLLSKDVQKTLEFIVELQEGAEKATPVPVNINITPESLQNVRDHSRVPRFLIKGRIDSTCCCITKPFTGVLSVENCDSAIRSIELQLVRVETCGCAEGYARDATEIQNIQIGEGDVCRGIDIPIYMVFPRLFTCPTLITNNFKIVRM